The segment AATCCTACATATGTTTCTTCTGATAAAATAAGTTCTAACTATTTAAAATCTATAGGATATAATGTTTTCGGAAAACTAAACGGTAAAGGTTATCTAGTATATAATCGTAGACCTAGAAAAAAAGGCAAAAAATTATTTAATGCTAAGGGAATGTTCGTTGCCGTATCAGAACATGAACCTGTAATTGATTCTAAAACATGGATAGTAGCAAATAGGAATTTAAAAAACCGCGCTACAGAAAGTAAACCTAGAATTTCATCTCAAAGTTTTTTAGCTCATTTAGTTAAATGTAGTTGTGGTAGTAGTATGTATATAACAACAGGTAATCTAAAAAAAGATGGTACTAGAAATGTTTATTTTGTATGTTCTAAGAAAAAAAGCTCTCGTGGTAAAAAATGTAATGTAAAATGGTTACGTGTTGATTTTGCAGAAAGCTTTGTTTTAAATGTTTTAGAAAAAATGCATCTAAATTCAGAGTCTCTAGAAAATTATCTAAAACATAAAAAAAAGTCTACTAATTATGATCAGTTAATAAAAGATATAAAATACAAATTAAATAAAAATATTGACATAATAAATAACCTAACTGAAAAATTAATACTTTTAGACGGTGCTGCTATAGATGTTGTATGTAAAAAAATTAATAAACTATCAAACGAAAATACTATATTAAATGAAAAATTAACAGATTTAGAAAAGAAGAAATTGTTCTCAACAATTGATGTTGAAAACTCAAAAATACTTATTAGTAATATTAACAAATTCTTAAAAAACTTTAATAAAATAGATATAACTGAAAAACAAAATTTTGCTCAATCTATTTTAGAAAGTGTAATTTGGGATAGCAGTATCACTAATGCAAAAGGTAAAAAAGGTAAACTTATTCTAAAATTTTTATCTTAATTGGGAATGTAGAGGTTATAAGCTAATTTGTGTAAAAACATAAAAAAAGGCTATTGAGCCTTTTTATCACTTGAAATAACATCATATATATCTAGTATATCTAGCATTTTTGAAACATTGTTATCATATAGCTTTAAAATGGATTCTGTTACAATAGATGAAGTATTTTTCCCCATTATTACTTCTACTTCTATTTCTTCTATTTTCACATATACCTCCAAGTACACTACTTTCATTTATAATATGCATTAACCTTTAATTATGTTAATACTTCTCTAAAATTTTCACCTTAATTTTCAATTATTTTAATATTATACTAAATCATTGTATAAAACTAATAATTATTCAAATGGTATAACATGAAATAAATTTGTTGAAAATAAAAGCCTCCATAAATTGGAGGCTTTCTAAACAATCTGAGCTTAGTTAATGATAAGCTCTTTTTAGCATTTTATTTTATATTATTTTTTATTTTGAACATCAATTGTTTTAGTTTCATTATTAGTAGTATATGTTATACTATCTAGCTTAAATCCTGGAGCATCTTTTACT is part of the Clostridium botulinum genome and harbors:
- a CDS encoding recombinase family protein, producing the protein MNRIAIYSRKSKETDTGESIKNQIDMCKSYFNRKDTNCTFEIFQDEGFSGGNINRPSFQKMIKFAKNKQFDIIAVYKVDRIARNIVDFVNIYDELERHDVKLVSITEGFDPSTPIGKMMMMLLASFAEMERMNIAQRVKDNMNALAKMGRWSGGTAPTGYKSKTININGKKEVYLELIKDKRHMLEIIFQKAADGYTTYQIGKLIKMSSKTVANIISNPTYVSSDKISSNYLKSIGYNVFGKLNGKGYLVYNRRPRKKGKKLFNAKGMFVAVSEHEPVIDSKTWIVANRNLKNRATESKPRISSQSFLAHLVKCSCGSSMYITTGNLKKDGTRNVYFVCSKKKSSRGKKCNVKWLRVDFAESFVLNVLEKMHLNSESLENYLKHKKKSTNYDQLIKDIKYKLNKNIDIINNLTEKLILLDGAAIDVVCKKINKLSNENTILNEKLTDLEKKKLFSTIDVENSKILISNINKFLKNFNKIDITEKQNFAQSILESVIWDSSITNAKGKKGKLILKFLS